From the genome of Xiphophorus hellerii strain 12219 chromosome 11, Xiphophorus_hellerii-4.1, whole genome shotgun sequence, one region includes:
- the LOC116728979 gene encoding gap junction beta-1 protein-like isoform X1, translated as MPLTPPAEPDPEPKMNWASFYAVVSGVNRHSTGIGRIWLSVLFIFRILVLVVAAETVWGDEKSGFTCNTQQPGCNSVCYDHFFPISHIRLWALQLILVSTPALLVAMHVAHRRHVDKRLYKLSGRTNPKDLEQIKTQKMKITGALWWTYVISLLFRIVFEVIFMFLFYMIYPGYKMIRLVKCDSYPCPNTVDCFVSRPTEKTVFTVFMLAVSGVCILLNIAEVAFLVGKACGKHLHSAGDSTMGAWIQHKLRSF; from the exons ATGCCTCTGACACCTCCAGCGGAGCCTG ACCCGGAACCAAAAATGAACTGGGCATCTTTTTATGCTGTCGTTAGCGGCGTTAACAGACACTCCACTGGGATCGGCCGCATCTGGCTCTCTGTCTTGTTCATCTTCCGCATCCTGGTCCTGGTGGTTGCGGCTGAGACCGTGTGGGGGGACGAGAAGTCCGGCTTCACTTGCAACACCCAGCAGCCTGGCTGCAACAGTGTCTGCTATGACCACTTCTTCCCCATCTCCCACATCCGCCTGTGGGCCCTCCAGCTCATTCTGGTTTCCACCCCGGCCCTGCTGGTGGCCATGCACGTGGCCCACCGCCGACACGTCGACAAAAGGCTCTACAAACTGTCAGGGCGAACCAATCCCAAAGACCTGGAGCAGATAAAGACCCAGAAGATGAAAATCACAGGGGCTCTGTGGTGGACTTATGTCATCAGCCTGTTGTTCCGTATTGTCTTTGAggtcatttttatgtttctgttttacatgaTTTATCCCGGTTACAAGATGATCCGGTTGGTGAAGTGTGACTCGTACCCGTGCCCCAACACGGTGGACTGTTTTGTATCGAGGCCCACAGAGAAAACGGTCTTCACCGTCTTCATGCTGGCCGTGTCTGGGGTTTGTATCCTGCTCAACATTGCAGAAGTGGCATTCCTAGTAGGGAAAGCCTGTGGTAAGCATCTGCACAGTGCTGGAGACTCAACTATGGGAGCTTGGATACAACATAAACTTCGTTCATTCTAA
- the LOC116728979 gene encoding gap junction beta-1 protein-like isoform X2: protein MNWASFYAVVSGVNRHSTGIGRIWLSVLFIFRILVLVVAAETVWGDEKSGFTCNTQQPGCNSVCYDHFFPISHIRLWALQLILVSTPALLVAMHVAHRRHVDKRLYKLSGRTNPKDLEQIKTQKMKITGALWWTYVISLLFRIVFEVIFMFLFYMIYPGYKMIRLVKCDSYPCPNTVDCFVSRPTEKTVFTVFMLAVSGVCILLNIAEVAFLVGKACGKHLHSAGDSTMGAWIQHKLRSF from the coding sequence ATGAACTGGGCATCTTTTTATGCTGTCGTTAGCGGCGTTAACAGACACTCCACTGGGATCGGCCGCATCTGGCTCTCTGTCTTGTTCATCTTCCGCATCCTGGTCCTGGTGGTTGCGGCTGAGACCGTGTGGGGGGACGAGAAGTCCGGCTTCACTTGCAACACCCAGCAGCCTGGCTGCAACAGTGTCTGCTATGACCACTTCTTCCCCATCTCCCACATCCGCCTGTGGGCCCTCCAGCTCATTCTGGTTTCCACCCCGGCCCTGCTGGTGGCCATGCACGTGGCCCACCGCCGACACGTCGACAAAAGGCTCTACAAACTGTCAGGGCGAACCAATCCCAAAGACCTGGAGCAGATAAAGACCCAGAAGATGAAAATCACAGGGGCTCTGTGGTGGACTTATGTCATCAGCCTGTTGTTCCGTATTGTCTTTGAggtcatttttatgtttctgttttacatgaTTTATCCCGGTTACAAGATGATCCGGTTGGTGAAGTGTGACTCGTACCCGTGCCCCAACACGGTGGACTGTTTTGTATCGAGGCCCACAGAGAAAACGGTCTTCACCGTCTTCATGCTGGCCGTGTCTGGGGTTTGTATCCTGCTCAACATTGCAGAAGTGGCATTCCTAGTAGGGAAAGCCTGTGGTAAGCATCTGCACAGTGCTGGAGACTCAACTATGGGAGCTTGGATACAACATAAACTTCGTTCATTCTAA